One segment of Pelmatolapia mariae isolate MD_Pm_ZW unplaced genomic scaffold, Pm_UMD_F_2 NODE_ptg000399l+_length_30392_cov_1, whole genome shotgun sequence DNA contains the following:
- the LOC134623105 gene encoding butyrophilin-like protein 10, producing MNEGLIKAGDLNLTLKHPTDWDSGIYTCTVYNRYRMIRMKKQVELKVRVCQVEVEEGEESVQLPFKTTKNLPEDAKVEWRHYEPFRTVYVYQNGSDQPDKQDQVYVDRIQMNEDLLKTGDLSLTLKQPTVTDSGEYRCEVDSTQIYRYKTVLLKVKGRVQVQDQTGDIRNRSSSIDPTPLMADQSV from the exons ATGAATGAAGGTCTCATCAAAGCTGGAGATCTTAATTTAACACTAAAACACCCGACAGACTGGGACAGTGGCATCTACACCTGTACTGTCTACAACAGGTATAGAATGATCCGgatgaagaaacaagtggagctgaaagtcagag TCTGTCAGgtagaggtggaggagggggaggagtctgttcagctgcccttcaaaaccacaaaaaacctgcctgaagatgctaaagtggagtggagacACTATGAACCATTTAGGACCGTTTATGTGTATCaaaacggctctgaccagcctgacaAACAGGACCAAGTTTATGTGGACCGAATacagatgaatgaagacctgctgaaaactggagacctcagtctgaccctgaaacagcccACAGTGACAGACAGTGGAGAATACAGATGTGAAGTGGACAGCACACAGATCTACAGATACAAAACTGTGCTGCTCAAAGTCAaag ggagagttcaggtccaggatcaaacaggggacatcaggaacagaagcagctccattgatccgactcctctgatggctgatcaatcagtttga